In the genome of Cupriavidus taiwanensis, one region contains:
- a CDS encoding NADPH-dependent F420 reductase, translated as MPANVTRRRWLRAGAAALLLVARLPRAVRAQPGPAPAREAAAQRIGVIGSGRIGGTVGGLWVKAGHPVLFSSRHPEALKPLVEELGTLARAGTVAEAIAFSDVLFLATPYGALPQLARDHAGAWQGKIVLDATNAYEHRDGPIADEARRDGIGLTTARYLRGARVVRAFNFMGAAQFASEHHRPGGLVAVPIAGDDPAALQVAAQLVRDAGFEPVVVGPLASADRFAPGGPLFRQVGTADEFRQKMGGR; from the coding sequence ATGCCTGCCAATGTGACCCGCCGCCGCTGGCTGCGCGCCGGCGCCGCGGCGCTACTGCTGGTTGCGCGACTGCCGCGCGCCGTGCGCGCCCAGCCCGGCCCGGCGCCGGCCCGCGAGGCCGCGGCGCAGCGCATCGGCGTGATCGGCTCGGGCCGCATCGGCGGCACCGTGGGCGGCTTGTGGGTCAAGGCCGGGCATCCGGTCCTGTTCTCGTCGCGGCACCCGGAGGCGCTCAAGCCGCTGGTCGAAGAATTGGGTACGCTTGCGCGCGCCGGCACGGTGGCCGAGGCCATTGCGTTCTCGGACGTGCTGTTCCTCGCCACGCCCTATGGCGCGTTGCCGCAACTGGCTCGTGACCATGCCGGCGCCTGGCAAGGCAAGATCGTGCTCGACGCCACCAACGCCTACGAACACCGCGACGGCCCCATTGCCGACGAGGCCAGGCGCGACGGCATCGGCCTTACCACGGCGCGCTACCTGCGCGGCGCGCGCGTGGTGCGGGCCTTCAACTTCATGGGGGCGGCGCAGTTTGCCAGCGAGCATCACCGGCCCGGCGGGCTGGTGGCGGTGCCGATCGCTGGCGACGACCCGGCCGCGCTGCAAGTGGCGGCGCAGCTGGTGCGCGATGCGGGCTTCGAACCGGTGGTGGTGGGGCCGCTGGCCAGCGCCGATCGCTTCGCGCCGGGCGGGCCGCTGTTCCGGCAGGTGGGGACGGCCGACGAGTTCCGGCAGAAGATGGGGGGACGCTGA
- a CDS encoding GNAT family N-acetyltransferase has product MEIRNLLPEDLEAARQLLIANGWAHRVGGPEKFARLVANSQRVAVAVEKGEVVGFARALCDDVCDGFLSMVVVAPGHRRHGIGRALVRHIVGSDPDISWMLRAARSSEAAFFGQLGFTPSMVAMERRRP; this is encoded by the coding sequence ATGGAAATCCGTAACCTGTTGCCCGAAGACCTCGAGGCAGCCAGACAACTACTGATCGCCAATGGCTGGGCCCACCGCGTGGGCGGACCCGAGAAATTCGCACGGCTGGTGGCCAATTCGCAGCGCGTGGCCGTGGCGGTAGAGAAAGGCGAGGTGGTCGGCTTTGCCCGCGCGTTGTGCGACGACGTATGCGACGGTTTCCTGTCGATGGTGGTGGTGGCGCCCGGCCACCGCCGGCACGGCATCGGCCGCGCCCTGGTGCGGCATATCGTCGGCAGCGACCCCGATATCAGCTGGATGCTGCGCGCGGCGCGCTCGTCCGAAGCCGCCTTCTTCGGCCAGCTCGGCTTTACCCCCTCGATGGTTGCGATGGAGCGGCGCCGGCCCTGA
- a CDS encoding AMP nucleosidase, translated as MAAMNAPVFSSAHPADQLAEFTDADAAVARIREIYDASVGAVRARFDAFASGKPLPSAAHACYPYLGISVNIETMVTDSRPSWGTVAYPGVYGTTVTRPDLLADYYRDQIERLMRYHRVPVVVGLSRRPIPLPFVIEASTTDISYTQARELEASFVLPELNRIDDGIANGTYEPVPGEAWPLSLFPAERVDLALQRLYHYTGTAPQHFQRFVLFTNYQRYVDEFVALGRALMGNGNGNGDGGGYTRFVEPGDVVQDLGAPEPDDATRPRVLPQMPAYHLVRGDKLGVTLVNIGVGPSNAKTMTDHLAVLRPHCWLMVGHCGGLRRSQQLGDYVLAHAYVRDDHVLDHDLPPWVPVPPIAEIQVALQEAVARVTGLSGNEMKTRMRTGTVVSTDDRNWELKSKALYARFNQSRAIAIDMESAAVAANGFRLRVPYGTLLCVSDKPLHGELKLRGMANAFYRQRVSQHMTIGLEAIRILRENGVEQLHSRKLRSFDEPAFR; from the coding sequence ATGGCCGCCATGAACGCCCCCGTCTTTTCCTCCGCGCATCCGGCCGACCAGCTCGCCGAGTTCACCGACGCGGATGCGGCGGTTGCCCGCATCCGCGAGATCTACGATGCATCGGTCGGCGCCGTGCGCGCGCGCTTCGATGCCTTCGCCAGCGGCAAGCCGCTGCCCTCGGCCGCGCACGCGTGCTATCCGTACCTGGGCATCTCGGTCAACATCGAGACCATGGTCACCGACAGCCGCCCCTCCTGGGGCACGGTGGCGTACCCCGGCGTCTACGGCACCACGGTGACGCGCCCCGACCTGCTGGCCGACTACTACCGCGACCAGATCGAGCGCCTGATGCGCTATCACCGCGTGCCGGTGGTGGTGGGCCTGAGCCGGCGCCCGATCCCGCTGCCGTTCGTGATCGAGGCCTCGACCACCGACATCAGCTACACCCAGGCGCGCGAGCTGGAGGCCTCGTTCGTGCTGCCGGAGCTGAACCGCATCGACGACGGCATTGCCAACGGCACCTACGAGCCGGTGCCGGGCGAAGCCTGGCCGCTGTCGCTGTTCCCCGCCGAGCGCGTGGACCTGGCGCTGCAGCGGCTCTACCACTACACCGGCACGGCGCCGCAGCACTTCCAGCGCTTCGTGCTGTTCACCAACTACCAGCGCTATGTCGACGAGTTCGTCGCGCTTGGGCGCGCGCTGATGGGCAATGGCAACGGCAATGGCGATGGCGGCGGCTACACGCGCTTTGTCGAGCCTGGCGACGTGGTGCAGGACCTGGGCGCGCCCGAACCCGACGACGCCACGCGCCCGCGCGTGCTGCCGCAGATGCCGGCCTACCACCTGGTGCGCGGCGACAAGCTGGGCGTGACGCTGGTCAATATCGGCGTGGGGCCGTCCAACGCCAAGACCATGACCGACCACCTCGCCGTGCTGCGCCCGCATTGCTGGCTGATGGTGGGCCACTGCGGCGGCCTGCGCCGCTCGCAGCAGCTCGGCGACTATGTGCTGGCGCACGCCTATGTGCGCGACGACCACGTGCTCGACCACGACCTGCCGCCGTGGGTGCCGGTGCCGCCGATCGCCGAGATCCAGGTGGCGCTGCAGGAAGCCGTGGCGCGCGTGACCGGGCTGTCCGGCAACGAGATGAAGACGCGCATGCGTACCGGCACGGTGGTATCGACCGACGACCGCAACTGGGAGCTGAAGTCCAAGGCGCTGTATGCGCGCTTCAACCAGTCGCGCGCGATCGCCATCGACATGGAGAGCGCGGCGGTGGCCGCCAACGGCTTCCGGCTGCGCGTGCCGTATGGCACCCTGCTGTGCGTATCGGACAAGCCGCTGCATGGCGAACTCAAGCTGCGCGGCATGGCCAACGCGTTCTATCGCCAGCGCGTCAGCCAGCACATGACCATCGGCCTGGAAGCGATCCGCATCCTGCGCGAGAACGGCGTCGAGCAGCTGCATTCGCGCAAGCTGCGCAGCTTCGACGAGCCGGCGTTCAGGTAG
- a CDS encoding OmpW/AlkL family protein — MKTLSLRTATCSAIAACAMLGAFATPAAAADDAQGNWMVRLRGTYLDMAHSSDPVGGVGRSDRITVNNKWIPELDVTYFFTPNFAAELVLTVPQKQNVYLDGNKIGTFKHLPPTLLMQYHLIPNGTFRPYIGAGLNFTHIWGENIANNSLQLDSWSVGPALQIGMDYKLTRNWFLNADIKKIWLKSDVKAGDVKVSKVSLDPWLFSVGVGYRF, encoded by the coding sequence ATGAAAACACTGTCTCTTCGCACCGCCACCTGTTCGGCCATCGCCGCCTGCGCCATGCTCGGCGCCTTCGCCACGCCCGCGGCCGCAGCGGACGACGCCCAGGGCAACTGGATGGTGCGGCTGCGCGGCACCTACCTCGACATGGCCCACAGCTCCGATCCCGTCGGCGGTGTCGGCCGCTCGGACCGCATCACGGTCAACAACAAGTGGATCCCCGAACTCGACGTCACCTACTTCTTCACGCCGAACTTTGCCGCCGAACTGGTGCTGACGGTGCCGCAGAAGCAGAACGTCTACCTTGACGGCAACAAGATCGGCACCTTCAAGCACCTGCCGCCGACGCTGCTGATGCAATACCACCTCATTCCCAACGGTACCTTCCGCCCGTATATCGGCGCGGGCCTGAACTTCACCCACATCTGGGGCGAGAACATCGCCAACAACTCGCTGCAGCTCGATAGCTGGAGCGTGGGCCCGGCGCTGCAGATCGGCATGGACTACAAGCTGACCAGGAACTGGTTCCTCAACGCCGACATCAAGAAGATCTGGCTGAAGAGCGATGTGAAGGCGGGGGACGTCAAGGTCTCCAAGGTAAGCCTGGATCCGTGGCTGTTCAGCGTCGGGGTGGGGTATCGATTCTGA
- the leuA gene encoding 2-isopropylmalate synthase — protein MLVNPATKYRPAATVDIPERTWPGRTITRAPRWMSTDLRDGNQALIEPMNPARKLRFFEQLVKIGLKEIEVAFPAASQTDFDFVRMLIEERRIPDDVTIVVLTQSREDLIRRTVESVRGAARAIVHLYNPIAPAWRRIVFNASRDEIKEVAVSGTRLIKALTDAMPETAWTYEYSPETFSLAELDFSLEVSDAVSAAWQAGPGRPMILNLPTTVECSTPNVFADQIEWMHRRLARREHIALSVHPHNDRGTAVAAAELALMAGADRVEGCLFGNGERTGNVDLVTLALNLYTQGVAPQLDFSDIDAVRQCVEHCNQLPVHPRHPYVGDLVFTAFSGSHQDAIRKGFAQQQPDAIWEVPYLPIDPADLGRSYDAVIRVNSQSGKGGMAYLLEQVHGLYLPRRLQIEFSRAVQAMTDDSGLEASADDLYGLFEREYLAREAPLRYVSHQLASDGTGATVITVQMERDGQPCSVRGSGNGPIDAFIDALDLPVRVMDYHEHAMNAGADASAACYVEVRVGDSPTGFGAGIDANLVTASLRAVLSGVNRHLRAGFAGGAHAASAAAA, from the coding sequence ATGCTCGTCAATCCCGCCACCAAGTACCGCCCCGCCGCCACCGTCGACATCCCTGAGCGCACCTGGCCCGGCCGCACCATCACGCGCGCGCCGCGCTGGATGAGCACCGACCTGCGCGACGGCAACCAGGCCCTGATCGAGCCGATGAACCCGGCGCGCAAGCTGCGCTTCTTCGAACAGCTGGTGAAGATCGGCCTGAAGGAAATCGAAGTGGCGTTCCCCGCCGCGTCGCAGACCGACTTCGACTTCGTGCGCATGCTGATCGAAGAGCGGCGCATCCCCGACGACGTCACCATCGTCGTGCTGACGCAGTCGCGCGAAGACCTGATCCGCCGCACCGTCGAATCCGTGCGCGGCGCGGCACGCGCCATCGTGCACCTGTACAACCCGATCGCACCGGCCTGGCGGCGCATCGTCTTCAATGCCTCGCGCGACGAGATCAAGGAAGTCGCGGTATCGGGCACGCGCCTGATCAAGGCGCTGACCGATGCCATGCCCGAGACCGCGTGGACCTACGAGTATTCGCCCGAGACCTTCAGCCTGGCCGAGCTCGATTTCTCGCTGGAAGTCAGCGACGCGGTGTCGGCCGCGTGGCAGGCCGGCCCGGGCCGCCCGATGATCCTGAACCTGCCGACCACGGTGGAATGCAGCACGCCCAACGTGTTCGCCGACCAGATCGAATGGATGCACCGCCGCCTCGCGCGGCGCGAGCACATCGCGTTGTCCGTGCATCCGCACAACGACCGCGGCACCGCGGTGGCGGCGGCGGAGCTGGCTTTGATGGCGGGCGCCGACCGCGTCGAGGGCTGCCTGTTCGGCAATGGCGAGCGCACCGGCAACGTCGACCTGGTGACGCTGGCGCTGAACCTCTATACGCAAGGCGTGGCGCCGCAACTCGACTTCTCCGACATCGACGCGGTGCGCCAGTGCGTGGAGCACTGCAACCAGCTGCCGGTGCACCCGCGCCATCCGTACGTAGGCGATCTGGTGTTCACCGCGTTTTCGGGGTCGCACCAGGATGCGATCCGCAAGGGCTTTGCGCAGCAGCAGCCGGACGCCATCTGGGAAGTGCCCTACCTGCCGATCGACCCGGCCGACCTGGGCCGCAGCTACGACGCGGTGATCCGCGTCAACAGCCAGTCGGGCAAGGGCGGCATGGCGTACCTGCTGGAACAGGTGCATGGCCTCTACCTGCCGCGCCGGCTGCAGATCGAGTTCAGCCGCGCGGTGCAGGCCATGACCGACGACAGCGGGCTGGAAGCGAGCGCGGACGACCTGTATGGCCTGTTCGAACGCGAGTACCTGGCGCGCGAGGCGCCGCTGCGCTATGTCTCGCACCAGCTGGCAAGCGACGGTACCGGCGCCACCGTGATCACGGTGCAGATGGAGCGCGACGGCCAGCCCTGCAGCGTGCGCGGCAGCGGCAACGGCCCGATCGACGCCTTCATCGATGCGCTGGACCTGCCGGTACGCGTGATGGACTACCACGAGCATGCGATGAACGCAGGCGCCGACGCGAGCGCAGCGTGCTATGTCGAAGTCCGTGTGGGCGATTCGCCGACCGGGTTCGGCGCGGGCATCGACGCCAACCTCGTCACGGCTTCATTGCGTGCAGTGCTGTCGGGTGTGAACCGGCACCTGCGGGCGGGCTTTGCCGGCGGCGCTCACGCGGCCAGCGCCGCCGCGGCCTGA